One genomic region from Curtobacterium sp. 9128 encodes:
- a CDS encoding CoA ester lyase produces the protein MAIDDRTAPPTAAPSRRRTVPAEISRSWLLVAGTASDRFESATRSRADQVILDIEDAVDPAAKPAARSTVAEWLTGGGDAWVRINDVTTDFWADDVEELRGLPGLQGVMLAKTESPAQVTDTWHRLGGQTPVIALVESALGIEEATSIARAQGAFRLAFGSGDYRRDTGTSADTLAMAYPRSRLVVASRVGDLPGPIDGPTVGSSHPILREQSQVAVSLGLTGKLCLDTEQLPVINEVISPTPTDVAWAQDFLDDFEARGRVIRDGSDLPRLGRAQKIQRLAEAFGVEAR, from the coding sequence ATGGCCATCGACGACCGCACCGCCCCGCCCACTGCCGCTCCGTCGCGGCGTCGAACGGTCCCCGCCGAGATCTCGCGCTCGTGGCTCCTCGTCGCCGGGACCGCGTCCGACCGCTTCGAGTCCGCCACCCGGTCCCGCGCGGACCAGGTGATCCTCGACATCGAGGACGCCGTCGACCCCGCCGCGAAGCCCGCCGCACGGTCCACCGTGGCCGAGTGGCTGACCGGTGGCGGCGACGCCTGGGTGCGGATCAACGACGTCACGACCGACTTCTGGGCCGACGACGTCGAGGAGCTCCGCGGGCTGCCCGGTCTGCAGGGCGTGATGCTCGCGAAGACCGAGAGCCCGGCGCAGGTCACCGACACCTGGCACCGTCTCGGTGGACAGACGCCGGTGATCGCCCTCGTCGAGTCCGCCCTCGGCATCGAGGAGGCGACGTCGATCGCCCGGGCGCAGGGCGCGTTCCGGCTGGCCTTCGGCAGCGGCGACTACCGCCGCGACACCGGGACCTCGGCGGACACGCTCGCGATGGCGTACCCGCGGTCCCGGCTCGTCGTGGCGTCCCGCGTCGGCGACCTGCCCGGTCCGATCGACGGCCCCACGGTCGGCTCGTCGCACCCGATCCTCCGCGAGCAGTCGCAGGTCGCGGTGTCCCTCGGGCTCACCGGCAAGCTGTGCCTCGACACCGAGCAGCTGCCGGTCATCAACGAGGTCATCTCCCCCACCCCGACGGACGTCGCCTGGGCGCAGGACTTCCTCGACGACTTCGAGGCGCGCGGGCGCGTCATCCGCGACGGCTCCGACCTGCCGCGACTCGGCCGTGCACAGAAGATCCAGCGACTCGCCGAGGCCTTCGGCGTCGAAGCACGATAG
- a CDS encoding DUF6264 family protein, with translation MTWSAPDPTPGRPTPTEWQQGATTLFPPGKIADRITTILLLVFGALMTIVAAIVGLIATISATAACDAATGCSPGGYFGGAALAVGGAFVIGVATVVLAIGAWIRRRTSWWIAAVGFVLAVACITWGGVVFAGAADDTPSSSSSSGIA, from the coding sequence ATGACATGGTCAGCACCCGATCCCACACCGGGCCGCCCGACGCCCACCGAGTGGCAGCAGGGCGCGACGACCCTGTTCCCGCCCGGGAAGATCGCCGACCGGATCACCACGATCCTGCTCCTGGTGTTCGGCGCGCTCATGACGATCGTCGCCGCGATCGTGGGGCTGATCGCGACGATCTCCGCGACGGCGGCGTGCGACGCCGCCACGGGGTGCTCCCCCGGCGGGTACTTCGGTGGCGCGGCGCTCGCGGTCGGCGGCGCGTTCGTGATCGGCGTCGCGACGGTGGTGCTCGCGATCGGTGCCTGGATCCGACGCCGGACGTCGTGGTGGATCGCGGCGGTCGGCTTCGTGCTCGCGGTGGCGTGCATCACGTGGGGCGGCGTCGTGTTCGCGGGCGCCGCGGACGACACGCCCTCGTCGAGCTCCAGCAGCGGCATCGCCTGA